A genomic region of Aspergillus oryzae RIB40 DNA, chromosome 1 contains the following coding sequences:
- a CDS encoding gamma-glutamylcyclotransferase (predicted protein): MSTAMCVAFGSTDHRGTPENPGRVVTVIERGFWETLNDPLAHLESSSSAARVWGAAYHIPASHAEEVHDYLDEREIDGYSVHYTPFYPFSESKTPGSDSTPITCMVYIGQPTNPQFLRDPARREPQDVAEVISRGRGQSGKNTEYLYLLEKALEGLGLGSADGHVTDLVRRVKAIEKEDEAARDEEAAERDLQKSLSRSEEEAHRAFQNEERAVSPRSIWL; encoded by the exons ATGTCAACGGCTATGTGCGTCGCTTTTGGCAG TACTGACCATCGAGGAACGCCGGAAAATCCCGGACGAGTAGTAACGGTCATAGAACGAGGTTTTTGGGAGACATTGAATGATCCG CTCGCACACCTTGAGTCATCGTCATCAGCAGCTCGAGTTTGGGGCGCAGCATACCATATTCCCGCCTCTCACGCCGAAGAAGTCCATGATTACCTCGACGAACGTGAGATTGACGGATACTCTGTGCATTACACCCCATTCTACCCGTTCTCGGAATCCAAGACCCCGGGGTCGGATTCTACACCGATTACTTGCATGGTATATATCGGGCAGCCCACTAATCCGCAGTTCCTGCGTGACCCAGCCCGTCGTGAGCCGCAGGATGTTGCGGAGGTGATCAGTCGTGGACGGGGTCAGAGTGGGAAGAATACCGAGTATCTTTATCTGTTAGAGAAGGCACTTGAGGGCCTCGGGCTTGGAAGTGCTGATGGCCATGTCACGGATTTGGTTCGACGGGTGAAGGccattgagaaggaagacgaggcagcgagagatgaagaagcggcTGAGAGGGATTTACAGAAGTCGCTAAGTcggtcggaggaggaggcaCATCGGGCTTTCCAAAACGAGGAAAGAGC AGTATCGCCGCGTAGTATCTGGTTATAG